In the Kribbella sp. NBC_00482 genome, one interval contains:
- a CDS encoding SDR family NAD(P)-dependent oxidoreductase yields the protein MTSSDRPLAVVTGASSGIGAASARYLAREGFEVICAARRLDRIEALAKEIDGRAVQCDVTSAEDVAALTAAVGDELQVLVNNAGGAFGFEPVADADLDAWRRMFEVNVIAVAAVTKSLLPALIAGRGTIIVMGSTAGQVAYEGGGGYVAAKHGAKAVVDTLRLELYDQPVRVTEIAPGMVQSEGFALTRFNGDQSKADAVYAGVREPLTADDVADIVAWIATRPSHVNIDRITVRPRAQAAQHKVHRE from the coding sequence ATGACTTCGAGCGATCGTCCTCTGGCCGTGGTGACGGGTGCTAGCAGCGGGATCGGGGCCGCGTCGGCGCGGTACCTCGCCCGTGAAGGGTTCGAGGTGATCTGCGCCGCACGGCGGCTGGACCGGATCGAGGCGCTGGCCAAGGAGATCGACGGCCGCGCGGTGCAGTGCGATGTGACCTCCGCCGAGGACGTCGCCGCACTCACCGCCGCGGTCGGCGACGAACTGCAGGTGCTGGTGAACAACGCCGGCGGGGCGTTCGGCTTCGAGCCGGTGGCCGACGCCGATCTGGACGCCTGGCGGCGGATGTTCGAGGTGAACGTGATCGCGGTCGCCGCAGTCACCAAGTCGTTGCTTCCGGCACTGATCGCCGGGCGCGGCACGATCATCGTGATGGGCTCGACGGCCGGCCAGGTCGCGTACGAGGGCGGCGGCGGGTACGTCGCCGCGAAGCACGGCGCGAAGGCCGTCGTCGACACGCTCCGCCTGGAGCTGTACGACCAGCCGGTCCGGGTCACCGAGATCGCCCCCGGCATGGTCCAGAGCGAAGGCTTCGCCCTGACCCGCTTCAACGGCGACCAGTCCAAGGCCGACGCCGTGTACGCCGGCGTACGGGAACCGCTGACGGCCGACGACGTCGCCGACATCGTCGCCTGGATCGCCACCCGCCCGTCCCACGTCAACATCGACCGCATCACCGTCCGCCCCCGAGCCCAGGCCGCCCAGCACAAGGTCCACCGCGAGTAG
- a CDS encoding FRG domain-containing protein, which translates to MTEIGSIGELVEAIEQHSRGQMRPLWFRGQHDARWSVAPSIWRPRPQYGSYGQADERNFTHRFRTRAAIRYPNTPRYDDHAGWLSLMQHYGLPTRLLDWSRSPLVAAYFAIESYLPRDQESLTPVDAAIWILAPHDLNRHVSHVDVTPSIVSGECSGLLRGAFRDDDDADPYRRPDRVLAAMASETDIRMFVQQGCFTIHSPDYGVLDHLEDAPFFLEKLVIPRSAVPQFARQVEICGYRPGDIYPDLEHLASELRGQYPPGSVHGTKGMY; encoded by the coding sequence ATGACAGAGATCGGCAGCATCGGCGAGCTGGTTGAAGCAATCGAGCAGCATTCCCGTGGGCAGATGAGACCGTTGTGGTTCCGGGGACAGCACGACGCACGCTGGTCTGTCGCGCCGTCGATCTGGCGACCTCGGCCGCAGTACGGCTCCTACGGTCAGGCGGACGAGCGGAACTTCACTCATCGATTCCGCACCAGGGCGGCCATCAGGTACCCGAACACTCCGAGGTACGACGACCACGCCGGCTGGCTGAGCTTGATGCAGCACTACGGGTTGCCCACTCGGCTGCTGGACTGGAGCCGCTCGCCACTTGTTGCCGCCTACTTCGCGATCGAGAGCTATCTGCCCAGAGACCAGGAATCGCTCACGCCGGTCGACGCAGCAATCTGGATCCTCGCACCGCATGATCTGAACAGACATGTGAGTCATGTCGACGTCACTCCGTCGATTGTTTCGGGCGAGTGCAGCGGACTGCTCCGGGGAGCGTTCCGTGACGACGACGATGCGGATCCGTACCGGCGACCAGACAGGGTGCTGGCCGCGATGGCATCGGAGACCGATATCCGCATGTTCGTGCAGCAGGGTTGCTTCACGATTCATTCACCGGACTACGGTGTACTCGATCACCTCGAGGACGCACCCTTCTTCCTCGAGAAGTTGGTCATCCCGAGAAGCGCAGTGCCGCAGTTCGCCAGGCAGGTCGAGATCTGCGGGTACCGGCCGGGTGACATCTATCCCGACCTCGAGCATCTCGCGTCCGAGCTGAGGGGGCAGTATCCGCCGGGCTCCGTTCACGGAACCAAAGGGATGTACTGA
- a CDS encoding YbjN domain-containing protein, which yields MRVSAADVIRQVLTENELDFTESEPGVFSADLPGERKLKTTVSLTVGAQAVQVHAFVARHPDENHAAVYRWLLERNLKMYGVAFAVDHLGDIHLDGRVPLHAITPGEVDRLLGAVLEYADSSFNTILEMGFASSIRREYEWRVLRGESTRNLDAFKGWLEPR from the coding sequence GTGAGAGTTTCTGCGGCGGACGTGATCCGCCAGGTGCTGACCGAGAACGAGCTCGACTTCACCGAGAGTGAGCCGGGCGTCTTCAGCGCGGACCTGCCGGGGGAGCGGAAGCTGAAGACCACGGTCTCGCTGACGGTCGGCGCGCAGGCGGTCCAGGTGCACGCGTTCGTCGCGCGGCACCCGGACGAGAACCATGCGGCCGTGTACCGGTGGCTGCTGGAGCGGAACCTGAAGATGTACGGCGTCGCGTTCGCCGTCGACCACCTGGGTGACATCCACCTGGACGGGCGGGTCCCGCTGCACGCGATCACACCTGGTGAGGTCGACCGGTTGCTCGGCGCGGTGCTGGAGTACGCCGACTCGTCGTTCAACACGATCCTCGAAATGGGGTTCGCGTCGTCGATCCGGCGCGAGTACGAATGGCGCGTGCTGCGCGGCGAATCCACTCGAAACCTGGACGCGTTCAAGGGCTGGCTGGAGCCTCGATAG
- a CDS encoding helix-turn-helix domain-containing protein translates to MAKLSDRAAGAVGSVGEYLAEQRRQAQLSLRQLSDLAGVSNPYLSQIERGLRKPSADVLQQLAKALRISAETLYVRAGILDPDDEADGGRQGTGVVDAVLLDPALTERQKRVLLDVYTSFVRENAPEEPPVKKPTARKRSTD, encoded by the coding sequence ATGGCCAAGTTGAGTGATCGGGCGGCTGGGGCGGTGGGCTCCGTTGGGGAGTACCTCGCCGAGCAGCGGCGGCAAGCGCAGCTGTCGTTGCGGCAGTTGTCCGACCTGGCCGGAGTGTCGAACCCGTACCTCAGCCAGATCGAGCGCGGTCTACGGAAGCCGTCGGCCGACGTACTGCAGCAGCTCGCGAAGGCGTTGCGGATCTCCGCGGAGACCCTGTACGTACGGGCGGGCATTCTCGATCCGGACGACGAAGCCGATGGCGGCCGGCAGGGCACGGGCGTGGTCGACGCCGTCCTGCTCGACCCCGCACTGACCGAGCGCCAGAAGCGCGTCCTGCTGGACGTCTACACGTCGTTCGTCCGCGAGAACGCCCCTGAAGAGCCCCCAGTGAAGAAGCCCACGGCTCGCAAGCGCAGCACCGACTGA
- the mshA gene encoding D-inositol-3-phosphate glycosyltransferase, protein MTGPLRRVAMISLHTSPLDQPGTGDAGGMNVYVVELSKQLAGLGIEVDVFTRATASVLPARVELMPGVMVRNVAAGPYEGLTKNELPAQLCTFARAVLRAEAIHEPGWYDVIHSHYWLSGQVGLLARDRWAVPLVHTMHTMAKVKNASLADDDVPEPPARLIGEEQVVEAADRLLANTGDEARELIDLYGAQPAKVGVVNPGVDLELFSPGSRTAAREAVGLPADAVVLAFVGRIQPLKAPDLLIRAAARMLERDPSLRSRLVVAIIGGPSGNGMEHPESHAELARALGISDVTRFVKPMERARLADWYRAASVVCVPSYSESFGLVALEAQACGTPVVAAAVGGLSTAVLDGRTGFLVRGHAVDDFADALARIATDPAVRESMSHAAVGHARGFGWELTARKTLAAYRTAADTMASEIAAEVAG, encoded by the coding sequence ATGACCGGACCCCTCCGGCGGGTCGCGATGATCAGCCTGCACACGTCGCCGCTCGACCAGCCGGGGACCGGGGACGCCGGCGGGATGAACGTGTACGTCGTGGAGCTGTCCAAGCAGCTGGCCGGCCTGGGGATCGAGGTCGACGTCTTCACCCGGGCGACCGCGTCGGTGCTGCCGGCCCGGGTCGAGCTGATGCCCGGCGTGATGGTCCGCAACGTCGCCGCCGGCCCGTACGAGGGCCTGACGAAGAACGAGCTCCCGGCCCAGCTGTGCACGTTCGCCCGCGCCGTCCTGCGCGCCGAGGCGATCCACGAGCCCGGCTGGTACGACGTGATCCACTCGCACTACTGGTTGTCCGGCCAGGTCGGCCTGCTCGCCCGCGATCGTTGGGCGGTCCCACTGGTCCACACCATGCACACCATGGCCAAGGTCAAGAACGCCAGCCTCGCGGACGACGACGTACCGGAGCCGCCCGCTCGGCTGATCGGTGAGGAGCAGGTCGTCGAGGCCGCGGATCGCCTGCTGGCCAACACCGGCGACGAGGCCCGCGAGCTGATCGACCTGTACGGCGCCCAGCCGGCGAAGGTCGGTGTGGTGAATCCGGGCGTCGATCTGGAGCTGTTCAGCCCGGGCTCGCGGACGGCCGCTCGAGAGGCCGTGGGGTTGCCGGCCGATGCCGTCGTACTGGCGTTCGTCGGCCGGATCCAGCCGTTGAAGGCGCCTGATCTGCTGATCCGGGCGGCCGCGCGAATGCTCGAGCGGGACCCGTCGCTGCGGTCGCGGCTGGTGGTCGCGATCATCGGCGGGCCGTCGGGCAACGGGATGGAGCACCCGGAGTCGCACGCCGAACTGGCGCGGGCGCTCGGGATCTCTGACGTGACACGCTTTGTGAAGCCGATGGAGCGGGCGCGGCTGGCCGACTGGTACCGGGCGGCGTCCGTTGTGTGCGTTCCGTCGTACTCGGAGTCCTTCGGGCTGGTCGCGCTGGAGGCCCAGGCCTGCGGTACGCCGGTGGTCGCGGCGGCTGTCGGCGGCCTGAGTACGGCGGTGCTCGACGGGCGGACCGGGTTCCTGGTGCGCGGGCACGCGGTGGACGACTTCGCCGACGCGCTGGCGCGGATCGCGACGGATCCGGCCGTCCGCGAGAGCATGAGCCACGCGGCGGTCGGGCACGCACGGGGGTTCGGCTGGGAACTGACCGCGCGGAAAACGCTGGCGGCGTACCGGACCGCCGCGGACACGATGGCGAGCGAGATCGCCGCGGAGGTAGCCGGGTGA
- a CDS encoding helix-turn-helix domain-containing protein, translated as MDRRAELTEFLTSRRARVRPEDLGIKVYGGRRRVPGLRREELAQAAGVSADYYVRLEQGRAENVSQEILDAVADVLQLTEDEQKHLALLAKPARRRTKRRTAQRMRPGLQRLLDSMTDVPAFVLGRRMDVLGWNRLAAALIADFDSLDLKDRNIPRMVFLDPASRDFYPDWEAVAEETVGYLRMYAGRYPDDPELAELIGELSIRSPEFRVHWARHDVKDKTFGTKTQHHSLVGDITVEYETLQPPGEPDQLLVTYTVEPGSPSEQNLRLLASWTAADRENSRFTAEAPELP; from the coding sequence ATGGATCGTCGCGCGGAGCTGACCGAGTTCCTCACCTCGCGCCGGGCGCGGGTGCGGCCCGAGGACCTCGGCATCAAGGTGTACGGCGGGCGGCGCCGAGTCCCCGGCCTGCGCCGCGAGGAGCTCGCCCAGGCGGCCGGTGTCAGCGCCGACTACTACGTCCGCCTCGAACAGGGCCGCGCCGAGAACGTGTCGCAGGAGATCCTGGACGCCGTCGCCGATGTCCTCCAGTTGACCGAGGACGAGCAGAAACACCTTGCCCTGTTGGCGAAACCGGCTCGTCGGCGGACCAAACGGCGTACGGCGCAGCGGATGCGACCCGGCCTGCAGCGGCTGCTGGACTCGATGACCGACGTACCGGCGTTCGTCCTCGGCCGCCGGATGGACGTCCTGGGCTGGAACCGGCTCGCCGCGGCCCTGATCGCGGACTTCGACAGCTTGGACCTCAAGGACCGCAACATCCCGCGGATGGTCTTCCTCGACCCGGCGTCGCGCGACTTCTACCCGGACTGGGAGGCGGTCGCAGAGGAGACCGTCGGCTACCTGCGGATGTACGCCGGACGCTACCCGGACGACCCGGAGCTCGCCGAGCTGATCGGGGAACTGTCCATCCGGAGCCCCGAGTTCCGCGTGCACTGGGCCCGGCACGACGTGAAGGACAAGACGTTCGGGACGAAGACGCAGCACCACTCACTGGTGGGCGACATCACCGTGGAGTACGAGACCCTGCAGCCGCCCGGTGAGCCGGATCAGCTGCTGGTCACCTACACCGTCGAGCCCGGGTCGCCGTCCGAGCAGAATCTGCGGCTGCTGGCCAGCTGGACGGCCGCGGATAGGGAGAACTCCCGATTCACGGCGGAAGCCCCAGAGTTACCCTGA
- a CDS encoding phosphoglyceromutase produces the protein MTYRLILLRHGHSDWNAKNLFTGWVDVDLNAQGVEEAQKGGELLRDRDLLPDVLHTSVLRRAIRTANIALEVADRQWIDVRRSWRLNERHYGALQGKDKKQTLEELGEEQFMLFRRSYDTPPPAIERGSEYDQAGDARYAALPPELLPATECLKDVVERMLPYWYDAIVPDLRAEKTVLVTAHGNSLRALVKHLDDLDEQTVVGLNIPTGIPLYYELDDNFKPLTPGGEYLDPQAAKDAIEAVKNQGR, from the coding sequence ATGACCTATCGCCTGATCCTGCTCCGCCACGGCCACAGCGACTGGAACGCCAAGAACCTCTTCACCGGCTGGGTCGACGTCGACCTGAACGCCCAGGGTGTCGAGGAGGCCCAGAAGGGCGGCGAGCTGCTGCGCGACCGCGACCTGCTGCCCGACGTACTGCACACCTCGGTGCTGCGCCGCGCGATCCGCACCGCGAACATCGCGCTCGAGGTCGCCGACCGCCAGTGGATCGACGTACGGCGCTCCTGGCGCCTGAACGAGCGGCACTACGGCGCCCTGCAGGGCAAGGACAAGAAGCAGACCCTGGAGGAGCTCGGCGAGGAGCAGTTCATGCTGTTCCGCCGCTCGTACGACACCCCGCCGCCGGCGATCGAGCGCGGCTCGGAGTACGACCAGGCCGGCGACGCGCGGTACGCCGCCCTGCCGCCGGAGCTACTGCCCGCGACCGAGTGCCTCAAGGACGTCGTCGAGCGGATGCTGCCCTACTGGTACGACGCGATCGTGCCGGACCTGCGCGCCGAGAAGACCGTCCTCGTCACCGCCCACGGCAACTCACTCCGCGCCCTGGTCAAACACCTCGACGACCTCGACGAGCAGACCGTAGTAGGCCTCAACATCCCCACCGGCATCCCCCTCTACTACGAACTCGACGACAACTTCAAGCCGCTAACCCCCGGCGGCGAATACCTAGACCCCCAAGCAGCCAAAGACGCCATAGAAGCCGTCAAAAACCAAGGCCGCTAA
- a CDS encoding SDR family oxidoreductase, with protein sequence MTDLQIRKAVVTGAASGIGAAIATQLAEAGAAVALVARRQDRLDDLAGKLGPRTFGVGLDVTSQESVDAGVARIHERLGTVDLVVNAAGVMLAAPIADGRLDDWTRMIDTNLTGVLRLVQAFTPDLIAAAGEGRTADLVNISSIGAHAVFPGYAVYGATKAALTHLSASLRADLSPYDVRVTNIEPGLTDTELATHLDSPGQDLIASMNEQIGPLSAEDIADVVTFAVSRRRELNLRQIIALPTRQA encoded by the coding sequence ATGACTGATCTACAGATTCGCAAGGCAGTGGTCACCGGCGCCGCGAGCGGTATCGGGGCCGCGATCGCCACCCAACTGGCCGAGGCCGGTGCCGCGGTCGCCCTGGTCGCGCGGCGGCAGGACCGCCTCGACGACCTGGCCGGCAAGCTCGGACCGCGGACCTTCGGCGTCGGCCTGGATGTCACCTCGCAGGAGTCGGTGGACGCCGGAGTCGCCCGGATCCACGAGCGGCTCGGCACCGTCGACCTGGTCGTGAACGCCGCGGGCGTGATGCTGGCCGCTCCGATCGCCGACGGGCGCCTCGACGACTGGACCCGGATGATCGACACGAACCTGACCGGCGTACTGCGACTGGTCCAGGCCTTCACGCCCGACCTGATCGCGGCGGCCGGCGAAGGACGGACGGCCGACCTGGTGAACATCTCGTCGATCGGGGCGCACGCCGTCTTCCCCGGGTACGCCGTGTACGGCGCAACGAAGGCGGCGCTGACGCATCTGTCGGCATCGTTGCGCGCGGACCTCTCGCCGTACGACGTCCGCGTGACGAACATCGAGCCCGGGCTGACGGACACCGAACTGGCGACGCACCTGGACAGCCCCGGGCAGGACCTGATCGCATCGATGAACGAGCAGATCGGGCCGCTGTCCGCCGAAGACATCGCCGACGTGGTGACGTTCGCGGTGAGCCGCCGGCGGGAGCTGAACCTGCGCCAGATCATCGCGCTGCCGACCCGCCAGGCCTGA